From the genome of Pseudomonas mohnii:
GAACTTCACACCCGGCGCCGCAACCGTATCAACGGTCGTATCGGTGCTACATCGGCGAGCGGCTTTAGCGTGACGGTGCAGCAGTCCTACGGTAATTGCCCGCAATACATTCAATTGCGCCAGTTTCGATCGGTGCCGCTGGAAGATCCGGCAACGCGACGCGCGCAGCATGACAGCGAGCTGGATGATGCGGCCAGGGCGATGATTGCCGAGGCAGATACCTTCTTTGTCGCCAGCTATGTGGACGTCGAGGGTGAGCGTTCTGTGGATGTCTCCCATCGCGGCGGTCAGTCCGGTTTTGTACAGGTAGAAGGTAATCGCCTGACCATCCCGGATTTCGCCGGCAATCTTTTTTTCAACACGTTGGGCAATCTTCTGGCCAATCCCAAGGCCGGTTTGTTGTTCATCGATTTCAATTCAGGTGACCTGCTGCAACTCAGTGGGCGCACCGAAATCATTCTTGAGGGCCCACAGGTCGAAGCCTTTCAAGGCGCCGAACGTTTATGGACGTTCCACGTGGAACATGTGGTGCGTCGGCCTGCAGCTTTGGCGTTGCGCTGGCGATTCGACGGCGTCTCTCCCACCAGCTTGCTGACCGGCACTTGGGCGCAGGCCAAGGCTCGTCTGCAAGCGCAGGCCCTCGGCGATAGCTGGCGGCCGCTGCGGGTGGTGCGGATTGAACCGGAAAGCCACAACATTCGCTCGATCTATCTGGAACCCGCCGACGGTGCCGGGTTGCCATTGTTCCACGCCGGGCAGCATTTGCCTTTGCGGTTCAACATTGATGGCGAGGTGCATATCCGCACGTACAGCCTGTCGAGCGCACCGTCGGGCGATTTTTTCCGCATCAGCGTCAAACGTGATGGACGGGTGTCTTCGCACCTGCACGAACAGATTCGCGTCGGGGATCTGCTGGAGGCGCGTGCGCCTCAAGGGCATTTCACCGTGGCACCCCATGAGCGTCGGCCTTTGGTGTTGCTGGCTGCCGGAGTTGGCATCACGCCATTGCTGTCGATGCTGCGTGAAGTGGTTTATCAAGGTTTGCGCACCCGCCGCATTCGGCCGACCCTGTTCCTGCAGAGTTCGCGTACGTTGGGTGATCAAGTGTTTCGCCGTGAACTGGACCGCTTGCTTGGTGACGCTGGTGATGCCGTCAGGGTGGTGCGGCTGCTGAGTCAGCCAGAACCTTCGTCGCGGGAAGGTGAAGATTTCGACCTGACCGGACGGATTGACGTCGCACTACTCAAGGATCTGCTTGAGGCCGACGACTACGATCAGCTGGATTTCGTCCTGTGTGGCCCTGGAAGTTTTACCCAAGCGATGTACGACGGATTACGCGAGTTGGACATCCGCGACGCAAGGATTCACGCCGAAACCTTCGGGCCCTCCACATTGCGTAGACAGCCAGACCCCGACGCCGTGGTTATCGAACAGCCGCCAGCCGCTACCACCTCGGTGCCGGTGGTGTTCCAGCGCTCCGCCAAGGAGGCGCGCTGGCAACCCGATGGCGGCAGTCTTCTGGAGCTGGCGGAGAGTCGCGGGTTGCGACCGGAATTCAGTTGCCGAGGGGGTTCCTGCGGGACCTGCAAAACTCGCCTGATCAGTGGCCAGGTGCATTATCCACAGCCGCCCGCCGAAGTGCCGGAGGAAGGACAGGTGCTGATTTGTTGTGCGATTCCGGCTCAGGGCGAGCAGCCTTTGGTGCTGGATATCTGAAGGATCGTCGCACGCCATCATTGCCCGTGGATCGATGGCTCAGTAGGGTAGAGCGCAGAACGAAAGGGCCGTCACTGGCCCTTTCTGCATTTTCAGGCATAGGCGCTTTCATGGTTTTTCTCACTCGCAGGATCCTCCTGCTGACGTCGCTCGCCCTGTTCAGTGGTTGCGAACGACAGGACGCTCCGCCACTCGATCAGCAGCTCTACGTCTGGCAACGACAATGGACATCCGACCATGACGTCGCACTGAGGGACAGCCGCACAGACTTTTCCGCTTTGCGGGTGCTGGCGCTACAAGCCTTTCCCCAGGCTGGCTGGAGTCGCGCACGAATTGATCCTGCATTGCTCAAGCGAGACGGGCGGCCACTGATTGCGGTGATTCGCCTCGATGGTCAGCTCAAGTCATTGGATCAGGATGAGGTCACGACACAGATTCAACAGGTGATCAGCGATTGGCAGGCGCTGGGACTGAGCCTCTGCGGTGTGGAAATCGACCACGACGCAGGCAACGCTCGGTTACCGGCCTACCGCGAATTTCTTCAGCAGCTGCGCGCCCGTCTACCGGCCTCATTACCCCTGAGCATTACCGCGTTACCGGCGTGGCTCGACAGTCGCGAATTGCCTGCGTTGTTATCCACCGTCGATAGCAGCGTGCTGCAAGTGCATGCCGTCAGCGACCCGCGTCGTGGGTTGTTCGATCCGGTCCAGGCCCGGCAGTGGGCGAACGCCTGGAGCCGTATCACTTCGAAACCCTTCTATTTGGCGTTGCCGGCCTACGGCGTGGCCTTGTTGCCGGGTGATGGCGGTGCGCCGATCGTGGAAAGTGAGGTACGCCTCGAACGTGAGGGTAAGCGTCAGGAATTGCTGGCCGATCCACAGCAACTCAGCCAGCTCAGCGCCAAGTTGCGCGCCGATCCACCGGCACATCTGGCCGGCCTGATCTGGTTTCGCCTGCCACTGGCCAACGACCGTCGAGCCTGGAGCCTGACGACGTTGCGCGCGGTGGTGCGAGGTGATGCTCTGAGCAGTCGGTTGGCGCTGAAACTCTCGGCTCAGGAAGGCCTCTATGACATCGGCATCAGTAACGAGGGCAACCTCGACAGCGCCTGGCCCGAACGTGTGACATTGGCGGTGCGAGGGTGTGAGGGGGCGGATGCGCTGGCCGGTTATGCGTTGCAACAAGGCCCGGATCTGCTTACCTTCACCCGCCTGCATGACGGTCGAATAGCGGCTGGCGGACAGCGTGCCATGGGTTGGGCACGCTGCGCACATATTGATCAAGGAGGTTCGAATGTTTACCCGTAATTGGCCCCGCCATCTGCTTTGCCTGAGTCTCAGCCTGCCGCTGGGTTCGGCGTTGGCGTGCGGGCCGGATTTCCCCATGCGCCTGCTGGACAACCGTGGCCAGTCGCTGGCGGAACTGCCTGAGGGTAACTTCAATTTCGAGGTCAATCGCCTCGGGCATGCCATTGCCGGGCTGAAACACGTCACCCAAGCCGTCAACAGCATGGAAGCAACCGACTATGCAGAACAGCGCAGTCAGGCCGAGCAGGCAGGTTTGACGGCCGAGCAGCAGGCGCTGGTGCAACAGTTGCGTGATTTGACCAATGCCCGGCGGGTTGAGGTTGAGGGTGAAAGTCTGCCGGCTGAGCTCAAGTTCTATCTGGCCGGTGCCGTGGCATTTGCTGGCGGTGATCATGGTCTGGCGGCGGAATATTTTCAGAAAGTACTGGCGCTGCCGGCCGATCAACGGCCGTTACGCAGCACCTGGGCCGCTTATTCGTTGGGCCGGGCGTTGTTTGCCATGAGCTCGGAAGCAGGCGCCGGTTCCGATGTGCTGGCGCAGTCGCGCAAGGCGTTCGAACAAACCCGGAAACTGAGCATCGATGGCTTCAGCGATCCGCTGGAACTGGGTGTTGCCAGTCTGGGTGAACAGGCCCGCGTTGCCCGGACCGAGGGCGACTGGAACAGCGCCATCGAGCTGTATGCCACGCAAAACCTCCAGGGGTCGGCGGTCGGCTACACCTCGCTGAAGCTGTTGATGGCTGATCTGTCAGCGATGCCGGACGATCAACTGGCCGAACTGCTCAAGGGCAAACCGGTGCAGCAACTGATCACGGCGTCCTTGATCAGTCGACTGGGTTGGTCATTCGGTGATCAGCCGCCCAACGAACAGAAATTGATCAAGCTTTTGCAGAGCAGCACGCGCGGCACACTCGATAACGCGGATCGCCTGGCGGCGGTCAATTATCAACAGGGTGACTACACCCGTGCCAAGGCCTTCCTCGAACACGCGGGCGATGGCGGCCTGGCTTGGTGGCTGCGGGCCAAACTGGCGGTGCGCGAGGGTGATAAAAGCGCCGCGGCTGCCGCTTATGCGAAGGCCGCCCAGGCTTTCCCGCAGAATGAATCCTGGGGTGAGCGCAGAACGCCGGACTACGACTACGAAACGCTCCAGCCCAAGTGTCGGGTCGATGGCGAAAGCGCGATTCTGGCCTTGCAGCGCGGGGATTATCTGCAGGCTTTTGATCAGCTTTATAGAAGCAACGACATTTACTGGTTCGATGCGGCAACAGTCGCCGAGCGTGTGCTGACCGTCGATGAGCTCAAACATTACGTCGACACTCAGGTGCCGGCGCCACCCCCCCTGACTCAGCAGGATCGCGATAACTATGTACCGCTGCCGGTGGCAGCCAAGTTGCGCAATCTGTTGGGTCGACGCTTGCTGCGAGAAGGGCATTACGAGCAAGCGCCTGCCTATTTCGATAACGACGGATTGCGCCACAAGGCCAGGTTGTATGGCCAGCAACGTCTGGCTGCCGATTCGGCGTGGTGGCCGACGCGTCGTGCCGCTGCACTGTTCAACGCGGCATGGACCGCTCGCGAATGGGGAATGGATATCCTCGGCTATGAAATGGCCCCGGATTACGCCACGTTCGGTGGCAATTACAGTCTGGAAAACAGTGAGCTGAAGGTCGGGCCGCTAGTGGCCGAGGATGAAGTGAGGCGCCAGCAGGCCAGTGCCGCTCAGCCCGATCAGCGATACCACTATCGTTTTGTCGCGACGGCGTTGGCCAGTCGCGCTGCCGACAACTTGCCTCACACCAGCCAGGCGTTTGCTGCGGTGCTGTGTGAAGCGGCCGGGTGGAACAGCAGCCTTGAAGAGCAAAGCGCGCTCTATCAGCGTTATGTTCAACATGGCCCATTTGTGGAGTGGGCGACGGATTTCGGTCATCAATGCCCTTATCCAGACTTCCAGAACGCCGACAAGCGCTACGTAACGCAGGTCACCGACGCAGCTCGTTCGGCGCTGCGGCCGTATAAGGTGCCGTTGCAGATTGGCAGTGTGCTGGCGGTCGTGGCGGCGGCCCTGTTGTTGATCAATCGCCGCCGCAAAACTCAGTAGGATTCAGGCCTGCTGAATAAAAGTCAGTCGCACGGCGAAACCAATCAGCAGGCTGCCGAACAGCCACTGCTGCAGGCGTTGGGCGGATGGACTGCGTTGCAGCCATCGGCCAAGCGCCGCACCGACCAGCGCATAAGCACTGTCGAACAGCAAACCGACGGCCACCAACAACACGCCCAAGGTCGCGAATTGTGCGAGTACCGGCCCGGCGTGGGGATTGATGAACTGGGGCAACAGCACAGAGCAGAACAACAACGCCTTGGGGTTGAGCAGGTTGGTCAGCAAACCGCGCTGGATCGCCTGCGCCCAGTGCGGTTTCCCGCTGGTTTGATGGGCACCATTGAGGTTCGGCAACAGGGTGGTGCGCAGGCACTGAACACCGATCCACAACAGGTACGCGGCGCCGGCCAGACGCACCACGTCGAAGGTCCAGGGCGCCGCCTTGAACAGTGCCGCCAAACCCAATGCTGCCAGCGCCACATGGCAGGCTCGGGCGATGGCCAGGCCCACCGCCGTGGCCAGCGCCGAGCCTTTGCCCTGGCGAGCACCGGTCTGCAACAGCAGGATCATGTCGGGCCCGGGCAATAAATACACCACCGCCAATGCCATGAAAAACAGCCAGAGACCCGCCATGTCGCACCCCATTCGTTGTCGATTCGGTAGGGCCAGTCTAGGGCGCAAGGGCGGGGCAGGTGGTTGCGTAGTTCGCTTCTAAAGCGGCCAGCCTTGGCATAATCTGCCAGGCTATGACCTCTGTGCTATCGGGATCTGCCAAACCATGAAACTGGATGCCTACGACCGCAAGATTCTTGCCGCGCTGCAACGGGACGGTCGCTTGAGTAATGTGCAGCTGGCTGACGAAATCGGACTGTCTGCGTCGCCCTGTTTACGGCGGGTGCGGATGCTTGAAGAGGCCGGGGTGATTCGTGGCTACCAGGCCAATCTGGATCGCGACGAAGTCGGGCTTGGCTTGACCGTGTTTGTCGGGGTCAAGGTCGAGCGCCACAACGACGAGCAGGCAGAAGCGTTTCGCCTGTCAGTGACGGCATTGCCCGAAGTGATTTCGGCGTTTCTGGTATCAGGAGAATCGGATTTTCTGTTGCAGGTGGTGGTCCCGGATTTGCGCGCCTATGACCGTTTTCTCACGGGATGCTTGTTGAAATTGCCGGGGGTGAGCGATATCCGTAGCAACTTTGCCATTCACACGGTGAAGACGCCGGGGGCTTTGCCCTTGGGGCATTTGCCGCTTTAGCTCAGGCGATCTTTTCGCGAGCGGGCTCGCTCCCACAGATGAACGCATTCCAATGTGGGAGCGAGCCCGCTCGCGTAAGCGATGGACTCGCCCCAGAACACTCAGGCGCCTTACATCTGCGTCGCCATCCCCTCCACATTCATCGCGGCCTGGCGCAACGCCTCGGAGCGAGTCGGGTGCGGGTGACAGGTCAGGGCGATGTCTTCGGCGGACGCGCTGAACTCCATGGCCACGCAATACTCGCCAATCATTTCACTGACGCTCGGGCCCACCAGATGCACGCCGAGGATTTCGTCCGTGCGCTCATCGGCCAGTACTTTGGCGAAGCCTTCGGTTTCGTGATTGATCTTCGCCCGGCTGTTGGCGGTGAAGGGGAATTTGCCGACTTTGAATGCCCGACCTTCGGCCTTCAGTTGTTCTTCGGTCTTGCCGACGCTGGCCAGTTCGGGTTTGGTATAGATCACGTTGGGGATCAAGTCGTAATTGACCTCGCCGGCCTTGCCCACGATCTGCTCTACGCAAGCCATGGCTTCGTCTTCGGCCTTATGGGCGAGCATCGGGCCGGAGGTGACATCGCCAATCACCCAGACGCCGGCGGCCTCGGTTCGATGGCCCTTGTTGGCGAGCATGCCGCGTTTGTCCGTGGTGAGGCCGACGTTTTCCAGCCCCAGGCCCTGTGTATAAGGTCGGCGTCCGATGGCCACCAGCACGTAATCGGCGTCAATCAACTCTGCGGTGCCGCCTGCGGCGGGCTCGACGCTGAGTTGAACGCCAGCTCCGGACGTTGTGGCGCGGGTCACTTTTGAACTCAGCTTGAAGCTGATCCCTTGTTTGCTCAATGAGCGCTGCAGGGTTTTGCCCGCTTCGCCGTCCACGCCCGGGCAGATCCGGTCCAGGTATTCGACCACGGTCACCTGAGCTCCCAAACGCCGCCAGACCGAACCCAGCTCCAGGCCAATCACCCCAGCGCCGATCACCACCAGGTGTTTCGGGACTTCGGCCAGTGACAGGGCGCCAGTGGAATCGAGGATGCGTTGGTTATCGATGTCCACGCCGGGCAGGGGAGTGGGTTCGGAACCGGTGGCGATAATGATGTCTTTGGCGCTCAGTTCGGTCTTGCCACCGGCACTGTCCGTTACCGTGACTTTGCCCGGCCCGTCGATATGGCCCCATCCCTTGATCCAGTCGACCTTGTTTTTGCGAAAGAGGAACTCGATGCCTTTGGTCAGACCGGTCACGCTCTCGTCTTTCTGTTTCATCATTTGAGCCAGATTAAGCGTGGGTTTGACCTCAATCCCCAGGTTGGCGAATTCCGCGCCCATCGCCGCGTCGTAAAGTTCGGAGGCGTGCAGCAATGCCTTGGATGGCATGCAGCCGACGTTCAGGCAGGTGCCGCCCAGCGTGGCGCGTCCTTCTACGCACGCGGCTTTCAAACCCAGTTGGCCAGCGCGGATCGCTGCGTTGTAGCCACCGGGGCCACCGCCAAGTATCACAACGTCATAAGTGCTCATGGATTACTCCTGGAATGAAAGCGGTTGGGGAAGGGGTAAACGTAGTCTTTGATAAAAAATTACGATCATAATATGAGCGTTTTAGTGCATTTCGGTCAAGGCTTCAGGCTAGCGACAGGTTGAGCCTTTTTAGATAGCGCACATATGTACGGAAATTTCACTGGTCGCGTTATATCGTAACGAAATGTGACGCTGGCCAATGTAAACACTGGGGTGGTATGCAAGTCGATCTCGATGAGGAAGGAGCGCAGGCAGCCGGATTGCCGCGCTTTCAGCAGGCCGTTTTTCAAGGGCGACGATTGCGCCTGCTCGCCATCGGTCTGGGCGCGCTCGCGGCGATGGGCCTGGTATCTGGTTTTTTTGTCGGGCTGTTTGCGCCGCAATCCCTTTGGCCTGCCCTGTTGTTCAATCAGAGCGCCGCGTTGCTGGTGCTGGTTGCGGGCTTGCAATCCGCCGGGTGGGTGACGCGATGGCGCGCGCAGGCAATGAGTCCGCTGGCGCCGTTGGTGGTCGCCTCGGCAGAGGCAGAAGCCCCGTTGGGCTGGTATGAACGGCTGCTGGAGCGGATCAGTCAGCGCTGGCTGAATCTGCTCGGGCAAATCGGTGCGCCAACACTGTGGTTGGGTGGTTGGGCGCTGCTGGCATTACTCAGCGTCGAGCAAGCCTGGAACCTTGATTTACCGCCCGCCGCTTTGGGGGTGTCGGCCACTGTCGGCGCTGCCATGGCGCTGTTGCTGGGCTTCGGCTTGCTGGTTCTTGAGCGTCAGCTGACGCAGGAAGGCAGCGCCCAATGGCCCGAAGCCGGCGCGTTGGCACAGTTGATCCGGGTGGCAATCATCAGCCTGATACTCGGTGCGTCATGCCTGTTGTTTGGCAATGAAACCTCGGTCTGGCCGGTGCGTCTGGCTGTACTGATCGGCCTGTTGCCGGGGCTTGTTGCATCCGAATTGTTGCTGCGTGCCGTGTTGTCATTGTTCAGCCCTCGTCGAGATCAACTCGAACCTGCTTTGCTGGCGCGCAGTTTTATCGCCGACATGCTGCGCTGGCCGCCGCAACCCTTGCTGGCCCTGCAGCACGAATTGCACAACCGCTTCGGCATCGACCTGCGACAAATCTGGGCCTTCACTTACATGCGTCGGGCGTTTTTGCCGGTGCTGGGCGTTGTCGCTCTTGTCGGATGGTCGCTGACCGGTATTCATGAAATACCGTTGCAAGGGCGGGGGATCTACGAGCGCTTCGGCCAACCCGTGGCGGTATTCGGTCCTGGATTACAGGCAGGTTTACCCTGGCCGTTGGGCAGGGTGGTGAGTGTCGAAAACGGTGTGGTTCATGAATTGGCCACCAGCGTGGGTGAAAAATCAGCACCCGTGCAGGCCGACCCCGCCGAAGGCCCGGCGCCCATAGCGGCCAACCGGTTGTGGGACGCCAGCCATGTGAATGACAAATCCCAGGTGATTGCCAGCAGCCGTGCCGACAAACAGAGCTTCCAGATCGTCAACATGGACGTCCGGTTTGTCTATCGCATCGGTCTGGATGATCAGGCCGCGCTGGCGGCGACTTATAACAGCGCGGACGTGCCGACCCTGATCCGCAGCACCGCCAGCCGCATTCTGGTCCACGACTTCGCCTCGCGAACCCTTGACGGCTTACTCGGTGAGGACCGGGTCGGGCTCGCCGAAGAGATTGGTCGGGCCGTGCAGGCCGACCTGCAGAAGCTCGACAGCGGCGTTGAAATTCTCGCCACGGTGGTCGAGGCGATCCATCCACCGGCAGGGGCGGCCAATGCTTATCACGGCGTACAAGCGGCGCAGATCGGCGCGCAGGCCCTGATCGCCCGTGAACACGGTGCCGCCGCCGAAGCAACCAACCAGGCCCGGTTGCAGGCCAGCATGGCCCGCGATCAGGCCACGGCGAGTGCCCAGGAAATCAATGCGACGGCCAAGGCTGCCGACCTGAAATTTGCCGCCGAGAAAAAGGCTTATGCCAGTGCGGGCCAGGCCTTCGTGCTTGAGCAATACCTCGGCCAACTTTCCCAGGGCCTGGCCAATGCCAGGTTGCTGGTCCTCGATCATCGCCTGGGCGGCAGCAGCAATGCGCCGACCATCGATCTCCGTACGTTCACGTTGCCGGCTGACCCTGCGCCGTCGCGTCCGTCCGCTCAGCCAGGAGCCGCCCATTGAGCCAGTCGCATACCCACGATCATGATGACCACAGTGGCCACGATCACGGCCATGGCGGGCATCACCACCACGGTCATCACCATCATCACCACGGCGATCCACAAGAGGCCGGCCCTTTCCCTTGGCGACGCATGGGGTGGGCCGCGTTGCTGGTGGCGGTTGCGGTAGCGGCCGCGAGCCTGGTGCAAGTGCGCTCGGGTGAAGCGACGGTGATTACCCGTTTCGGCAATCCGTCGCGGGTCTTGCTTGAACCCGGTCTGGGGTGGCGTTGGCCGGCGCCGTTCGAAGCGGCGATCCCGGTTGATCTGCGGTTGCGCACCACGTCCAGCGGCTTGCAGGATGTCGGCACGCGCGACGGTTTGCGCATCATCATCCAGGCGTACGTGGCCTGGCAGGTGCAGGGTGACCCTGACAATGTGCAGCGCTTTATGCGTGCTGTGCAAAATCAGCCGGACGAAGCGGCGCGACAAATCCGCACCTTTGTCGGCTCGGCGCTGGAGACCACGGCCAGTAGTTTCGATCTCGCCAATCTGGTGAACACCGACGCCAGCCAAGTTCACATTGCTGATTTCGAAGCGCAACTGCGTAAGCAAATCGATCAGCAGTTGCTGACCACCTATGGCGTGCGGGTACTGCAAGTGGGTATCGAACGCCTGACCTTGCCTTCAGTGACGCTGACGGCGACGGTTGATCGTATGCGCGCCGAGCGTGAAACCATCGCCACCGAACGCACAGCTATCGGCAAACGCGAAGCGGCGCAAATCCGCTCCGCGGCGGAACGTGATGCGCGGATCGTGCAGGCCGATGCGACGGTGAAAGCGGCGGACATTGAGGCGCAATCCCGGGTCGAGGCCGCGCAGATTTATGGCCGCGCGTATGCCGGTTCACCACAGCTCTACAACCTGCTGCGCTCGCTCGACACCTTGGGCACTGTAGTCACGCCGGGTACGAAACTGATTCTGCGCACTGATGCCGCGCCTTTCCGGGTGTTGGTTGATGGCCCGCCAACCCTCGATAACAAGTCCGGATCGCAGCCATGAGTTGGGTTCCACGTGGAACAAATGAGTTGAGCAGCCCCTGGATACAGGCCGGGCGCCTGGCATTTCTCGCGCTTTACGCGGTAACGGTCTTGGCTGCTTTGGCGTGGGCGTTCTCCAACGTGCGGCAAATAGACCCACAAAATCGTGCGGTGGTGTTGCACTTCGGCGCCCTGGATCGCATCCAGAATGCTGGTTTGCTATTGGCCTGGCCGCGACCGTTCGAGCAGGTGATTTTGCTGCCGGCGGCGGACCGGGTGATCGAGCGTCGCGTGGAAAACTTGCTGCGCACCGACACTGCCTTGCAGGCCGATCGCGTGGCCAGTTTCGCAACGCCGATCAGCGATGCGCTGGCAGGTTCCGGTTATCTGCTGACGGGGGATGCCGGTGTGGTGCAACTGGATGTTCGGGTGTTTTACAAGGTTACCGAGCCCTATGCCTTCGTGCTTCAAGGCGAGCATGTAATCCCGGCACTGGACCGCATGGTGACCCGTAGCGCGGTGGCACTGACCGCCGCACGTGACCTGGACACTATTCTGGTCGCCCGACCGGAACTGATAGGTGCCGATAATCAGGCAGCCGAAAGACGTGAGCGCCTGCGAGGTGATCTGGTGCAAGGCATCAATCAACGCTTGGCTGAATTGGCTGCGACGGGGCAGGGATTGGGGATCGAGGTGTCGCGGGTCGATGTGCAATCGAGTCTGCCAGACCCGGCGGTCACCGCCTTCAACGCGGTGCTGACGGCCAGCCAACAAGCCGACAAAGCCGTGGCCAACGCGCGCACGGAAGCGGAGAAGCTGACCCAGACCGCCAACGAACAAGCCGACCGCACACTGCAGGTCGCCCACGCTCAGGCCAGCGAACGGCTGGCGAAGGCCTCTGCGGATACGGCCACGGTGTTGAGCCTGACCCAGGCGCAACAACAGGGCACCGACCCGCAAATGTTGCTGCGTATCTACCGCGAGCGGATACCGAAGATTCTTGGCCAGGCTGGCTCGGTCACCACGGTTGATCCGAAAGACGATACCCGCCTGATCATTCAGGGAGCTGCACAATGACCGCTCAAACTGCTGCGCCGAGCATGTTGTCCTCGGCAGAACAACGCAGCGCTGCCCGTCAGTTGACGCTGGCCATGCTTGCACTCGGCTTGCTCGCGCTGGGCCTCTCGTGGCGCTGGTGGTCGCCGGATCAGATCGGTGTCAGCCAATTGCTCCTGGGTTTTGCTTCCGTATTGGTGGCCGTGCCGGTCATGCGGTCGGCCTGGTACAGCCTGCGGTATCCGAGTTTGCACGGGATTACCGATCAACTGATCGCCCTGGCCATGCTGGGGGCTTGGGCGACAGGCGATCTGCTGACGGCGGCGTTGTTGCCCATCATCATGATCTTCGGTCACGTGTTGGAAGAGCGCAGCGTCATTGGCTCGCAAGAAGCCATTCACGCCCTCGGCAAACTGACTCGCAGCCATGCACGCAAGGTTCAGGCGGATGGCTCCATCGTCGAGGTGGACAACGGTACGCTCAAGGCTGGCGATCGGGTGGAAGTTCGCGCCGGTGACCGGGTGCCGGCGGACGGTCGAGTGTTATCCGGTCAGGCGAGTCTGGACACCGCGTCCATTACCGGCGAATCGGTGCCGATGGAGGCCGGCGTCGGCATGCCGGTGTTCGGTGGCGCGATTAATCTCGATGGCCTGCTGC
Proteins encoded in this window:
- a CDS encoding pyridoxamine 5'-phosphate oxidase family protein; translated protein: MDRSPWHAGEKQMQAHVGVAERMEVLGRRVIRSEMPDQHRTFYQQLPFMLYGAVDAEGNPWASVLEGEPGFAHSPESGLLQFSSLPTADDPAQLTDGAAIGLLGIELHTRRRNRINGRIGATSASGFSVTVQQSYGNCPQYIQLRQFRSVPLEDPATRRAQHDSELDDAARAMIAEADTFFVASYVDVEGERSVDVSHRGGQSGFVQVEGNRLTIPDFAGNLFFNTLGNLLANPKAGLLFIDFNSGDLLQLSGRTEIILEGPQVEAFQGAERLWTFHVEHVVRRPAALALRWRFDGVSPTSLLTGTWAQAKARLQAQALGDSWRPLRVVRIEPESHNIRSIYLEPADGAGLPLFHAGQHLPLRFNIDGEVHIRTYSLSSAPSGDFFRISVKRDGRVSSHLHEQIRVGDLLEARAPQGHFTVAPHERRPLVLLAAGVGITPLLSMLREVVYQGLRTRRIRPTLFLQSSRTLGDQVFRRELDRLLGDAGDAVRVVRLLSQPEPSSREGEDFDLTGRIDVALLKDLLEADDYDQLDFVLCGPGSFTQAMYDGLRELDIRDARIHAETFGPSTLRRQPDPDAVVIEQPPAATTSVPVVFQRSAKEARWQPDGGSLLELAESRGLRPEFSCRGGSCGTCKTRLISGQVHYPQPPAEVPEEGQVLICCAIPAQGEQPLVLDI
- a CDS encoding DUF3142 domain-containing protein yields the protein MVFLTRRILLLTSLALFSGCERQDAPPLDQQLYVWQRQWTSDHDVALRDSRTDFSALRVLALQAFPQAGWSRARIDPALLKRDGRPLIAVIRLDGQLKSLDQDEVTTQIQQVISDWQALGLSLCGVEIDHDAGNARLPAYREFLQQLRARLPASLPLSITALPAWLDSRELPALLSTVDSSVLQVHAVSDPRRGLFDPVQARQWANAWSRITSKPFYLALPAYGVALLPGDGGAPIVESEVRLEREGKRQELLADPQQLSQLSAKLRADPPAHLAGLIWFRLPLANDRRAWSLTTLRAVVRGDALSSRLALKLSAQEGLYDIGISNEGNLDSAWPERVTLAVRGCEGADALAGYALQQGPDLLTFTRLHDGRIAAGGQRAMGWARCAHIDQGGSNVYP
- a CDS encoding LysE family translocator: MAGLWLFFMALAVVYLLPGPDMILLLQTGARQGKGSALATAVGLAIARACHVALAALGLAALFKAAPWTFDVVRLAGAAYLLWIGVQCLRTTLLPNLNGAHQTSGKPHWAQAIQRGLLTNLLNPKALLFCSVLLPQFINPHAGPVLAQFATLGVLLVAVGLLFDSAYALVGAALGRWLQRSPSAQRLQQWLFGSLLIGFAVRLTFIQQA
- a CDS encoding Lrp/AsnC family transcriptional regulator translates to MKLDAYDRKILAALQRDGRLSNVQLADEIGLSASPCLRRVRMLEEAGVIRGYQANLDRDEVGLGLTVFVGVKVERHNDEQAEAFRLSVTALPEVISAFLVSGESDFLLQVVVPDLRAYDRFLTGCLLKLPGVSDIRSNFAIHTVKTPGALPLGHLPL
- the lpdA gene encoding dihydrolipoyl dehydrogenase codes for the protein MSTYDVVILGGGPGGYNAAIRAGQLGLKAACVEGRATLGGTCLNVGCMPSKALLHASELYDAAMGAEFANLGIEVKPTLNLAQMMKQKDESVTGLTKGIEFLFRKNKVDWIKGWGHIDGPGKVTVTDSAGGKTELSAKDIIIATGSEPTPLPGVDIDNQRILDSTGALSLAEVPKHLVVIGAGVIGLELGSVWRRLGAQVTVVEYLDRICPGVDGEAGKTLQRSLSKQGISFKLSSKVTRATTSGAGVQLSVEPAAGGTAELIDADYVLVAIGRRPYTQGLGLENVGLTTDKRGMLANKGHRTEAAGVWVIGDVTSGPMLAHKAEDEAMACVEQIVGKAGEVNYDLIPNVIYTKPELASVGKTEEQLKAEGRAFKVGKFPFTANSRAKINHETEGFAKVLADERTDEILGVHLVGPSVSEMIGEYCVAMEFSASAEDIALTCHPHPTRSEALRQAAMNVEGMATQM
- the hflK gene encoding protease modulator HflK, with protein sequence MQVDLDEEGAQAAGLPRFQQAVFQGRRLRLLAIGLGALAAMGLVSGFFVGLFAPQSLWPALLFNQSAALLVLVAGLQSAGWVTRWRAQAMSPLAPLVVASAEAEAPLGWYERLLERISQRWLNLLGQIGAPTLWLGGWALLALLSVEQAWNLDLPPAALGVSATVGAAMALLLGFGLLVLERQLTQEGSAQWPEAGALAQLIRVAIISLILGASCLLFGNETSVWPVRLAVLIGLLPGLVASELLLRAVLSLFSPRRDQLEPALLARSFIADMLRWPPQPLLALQHELHNRFGIDLRQIWAFTYMRRAFLPVLGVVALVGWSLTGIHEIPLQGRGIYERFGQPVAVFGPGLQAGLPWPLGRVVSVENGVVHELATSVGEKSAPVQADPAEGPAPIAANRLWDASHVNDKSQVIASSRADKQSFQIVNMDVRFVYRIGLDDQAALAATYNSADVPTLIRSTASRILVHDFASRTLDGLLGEDRVGLAEEIGRAVQADLQKLDSGVEILATVVEAIHPPAGAANAYHGVQAAQIGAQALIAREHGAAAEATNQARLQASMARDQATASAQEINATAKAADLKFAAEKKAYASAGQAFVLEQYLGQLSQGLANARLLVLDHRLGGSSNAPTIDLRTFTLPADPAPSRPSAQPGAAH
- the hflC gene encoding protease modulator HflC, whose product is MSQSHTHDHDDHSGHDHGHGGHHHHGHHHHHHGDPQEAGPFPWRRMGWAALLVAVAVAAASLVQVRSGEATVITRFGNPSRVLLEPGLGWRWPAPFEAAIPVDLRLRTTSSGLQDVGTRDGLRIIIQAYVAWQVQGDPDNVQRFMRAVQNQPDEAARQIRTFVGSALETTASSFDLANLVNTDASQVHIADFEAQLRKQIDQQLLTTYGVRVLQVGIERLTLPSVTLTATVDRMRAERETIATERTAIGKREAAQIRSAAERDARIVQADATVKAADIEAQSRVEAAQIYGRAYAGSPQLYNLLRSLDTLGTVVTPGTKLILRTDAAPFRVLVDGPPTLDNKSGSQP